Proteins encoded together in one Impatiens glandulifera chromosome 1, dImpGla2.1, whole genome shotgun sequence window:
- the LOC124929168 gene encoding secreted RxLR effector protein 161-like — protein sequence MNVPLASHFVLSKDQTPKTETEITEMMNVPYSNAIGSVMYLMISTKPDIAYTVSCLSIFMSNPSVPHWNALKWLLRYLKTTVDVGLTFFKCSVGTKLVGYVDSNYANDRDNRKSTISYLFTLCGSCISWKSQLQPIVALSTTESKYVVATEAFKEAIWLRAVLSEISFLDKNVIVFFDSQSAIQLCKKSCFL from the coding sequence ATGAATGTGCCTCTTGCTTCCCACTTTGTGTTAAGTAAGGATCAGACTCCTAAGactgaaactgaaataactgaaatgatGAATGTGCCTTATTCCAATGCAATAGGGTCTGTTATGTATCTCATGATTAGTACTAAGCCTGATATTGCATATACAGTTAGTTGCTTGAGTATATTTATGTCTAACCCTAGTGTGCCTCATTGGAATGCTTTAAAATGGcttttgagatatctaaaaACCACTGTTGATGTTGGCTTGACTTTCTTTAAGTGTTCTGTAGGTACAAAGTTGGTTGGTTATGTGGATTCCAATTATGCTAATGATAGGGATAATAGAAAGTCTACTATTTCCTATTTGTTTACTTTGTGTGGATCTTGCATAAGTTGGAAGTCTCAACTTCAACCCATTGTTGCTTTATCTACTACAGAATCTAAGTATGTTGTTGCCACTGAAGCTTTTAAGGAAGCAATTTGGCTTAGGGCTGTTTTGTCTGAAATTagttttcttgacaaaaatgtgaTTGTGTTTTTTGATAGTCAATCTGCTATTCAACTGTgtaaaaaatcatgttttttatga